A single region of the Rhodococcus sp. W8901 genome encodes:
- the truB gene encoding tRNA pseudouridine(55) synthase TruB, with the protein MSKSQKPSSGLVGAGLLIVDKDAGMTSHDVVARCRKLLNTRKVGHAGTLDPMATGVLILGVERATKLLGLLALTTKSYSATIRLGQATTTDDAEGEVLSTSDASAVTDEQIAAEVAKLTGDIQQVPASVSAIKVDGQRAHARIRAGEEVTLAARPVTVSRFEVLARRDVPSEDGGFVDLDVDVDCSSGTYIRALARDLGATLGVGGHLTALRRTSVGPFTLEHARTLDQLADDPGVSLDIDQAAQTAFPHRQITAEEAESISQGRWLEPIGLKGVYAAIDPNGHTIALLQERGKRASSVMVVRPATLQ; encoded by the coding sequence GTGTCCAAGTCTCAAAAACCGTCCTCCGGCCTCGTCGGCGCCGGCCTGCTGATCGTCGACAAGGATGCGGGGATGACCAGCCACGACGTGGTCGCCCGGTGCCGGAAGCTGCTCAACACCCGCAAGGTGGGCCACGCCGGAACCCTCGACCCGATGGCGACCGGTGTGCTGATCCTCGGTGTGGAACGAGCGACCAAGCTGCTAGGACTGCTGGCATTGACCACCAAGTCGTACAGCGCGACGATCCGGCTGGGCCAGGCCACCACGACCGACGACGCGGAGGGGGAGGTCCTCTCGACCTCGGACGCGTCGGCCGTCACCGACGAGCAGATCGCGGCCGAGGTTGCCAAGCTCACCGGCGACATCCAGCAGGTGCCGGCGAGTGTGAGCGCCATCAAGGTCGACGGTCAGCGCGCTCACGCCCGGATCCGTGCGGGGGAGGAGGTCACGCTCGCGGCCCGTCCCGTGACGGTCTCCCGCTTCGAGGTGCTGGCGCGGCGCGACGTGCCGTCCGAGGACGGGGGATTCGTCGACCTCGACGTGGACGTCGACTGCTCGTCCGGCACTTACATCCGCGCACTCGCCCGGGATCTGGGTGCGACGCTCGGAGTCGGTGGCCATCTGACGGCGCTGCGACGCACCAGCGTCGGGCCGTTCACACTCGAGCATGCCCGCACCCTGGACCAGCTCGCGGACGATCCGGGCGTCAGCCTCGACATCGACCAGGCCGCACAGACGGCGTTCCCGCACCGGCAGATCACCGCCGAGGAGGCCGAATCGATCAGCCAGGGCCGGTGGCTCGAGCCGATCGGGTTGAAGGGCGTGTACGCGGCGATCGACCCGAACGGGCACACCATCGCCCTGCTGCAGGAGCGCGGCAAGCGGGCCAGTTCGGTGATGGTGGTGCGGCCGGCGACCCTCCAGTAG
- a CDS encoding metal-dependent transcriptional regulator, with translation MTRPETLSSVAQDYLKVIWTVQEWSRERVSTKLLAERIGVSASTVSEAIRKLSDQGLVDHARYGSIALTDAGRSAAVSMVRRHRLIETFLVNELGYGWDEVHDEAEVLEHAVSDRMIDRMDAKLGFPERDPHGDPIPAADGSVPTPPARQLSDFQDGDSGRVARISDADPAMLRYFDSVGIALDTEIAVVERRDFAGTVSIRLDARPDTVDLGNPAAQAIWLV, from the coding sequence GTGACCCGCCCGGAGACCTTGTCGTCGGTGGCGCAGGACTACCTCAAGGTGATCTGGACGGTCCAGGAATGGTCGCGCGAGCGGGTGTCGACCAAGCTGCTGGCCGAGCGGATCGGCGTCTCGGCATCCACCGTCTCGGAGGCCATCCGCAAGCTGTCCGACCAGGGTCTGGTCGACCATGCCCGGTACGGTTCGATCGCGCTGACCGACGCCGGCCGGTCCGCGGCCGTGTCGATGGTGCGCCGGCACCGGCTCATCGAGACGTTCCTCGTCAACGAACTCGGGTACGGCTGGGACGAGGTGCACGACGAGGCGGAGGTTCTCGAGCACGCCGTCTCGGACCGCATGATCGACCGGATGGACGCCAAGCTCGGATTCCCCGAGCGCGATCCGCACGGCGATCCCATTCCGGCCGCCGACGGCTCGGTGCCCACGCCGCCGGCCCGCCAGCTCAGCGACTTCCAGGACGGCGATTCCGGGCGCGTCGCCCGCATCTCCGACGCCGATCCGGCGATGCTGCGCTACTTCGACTCGGTCGGGATCGCACTCGACACCGAGATCGCCGTCGTCGAACGTCGCGACTTCGCCGGCACCGTGTCGATCCGGCTCGACGCGCGGCCGGACACCGTCGACCTCGGCAACCCTGCCGCACAGGCCATCTGGCTGGTCTAG
- a CDS encoding bifunctional riboflavin kinase/FAD synthetase, which translates to MQRWRGLDDVPADWGRCVLTIGVFDGVHRGHAQLISRAVGAARERGIPSVLMTFDPHPAEVVRPGSHPAQLTTLPRRAELAEELGIDVFCVMPFTTEFMKLSPERYVHEILVERLHVAEVVVGENFTFGRKAAGNVDLLRETGARFGFAVDGVNLLAEHAVTFSSTYIRSCVDAGDVAAATEALGRPHRVEGVVVHGDGRGRGLGFPTANIAPPMYSAIPADGVYAAWFTVLGAGPVEGTVEPGQRYQAAVSVGTNPTFSGRTRTVEAFVLDREADLYGQHVAVDFVERVRGMEKFDSVDALIEEMGRDAEKARKILTEAAEH; encoded by the coding sequence GTGCAGAGATGGCGAGGTCTGGACGATGTGCCGGCGGACTGGGGGCGTTGTGTCCTGACGATCGGCGTTTTCGACGGCGTGCACCGTGGGCACGCGCAACTGATTTCCCGCGCGGTCGGCGCGGCTCGTGAGCGTGGAATTCCCAGTGTCCTCATGACATTCGATCCGCATCCGGCGGAGGTCGTGCGCCCGGGTAGTCACCCGGCGCAGCTGACGACGCTGCCGCGGCGGGCCGAGTTGGCCGAGGAGTTGGGAATCGACGTCTTCTGCGTCATGCCCTTCACGACGGAGTTCATGAAGCTCTCTCCCGAGCGGTACGTCCACGAGATCCTGGTCGAGCGTCTGCATGTCGCAGAGGTCGTCGTCGGCGAGAACTTCACGTTCGGTCGCAAGGCGGCCGGCAATGTCGACCTGCTCCGTGAGACGGGCGCGCGGTTCGGATTCGCCGTCGACGGTGTGAACCTGCTCGCCGAGCACGCCGTCACCTTCTCCTCGACCTACATCCGCTCGTGCGTCGACGCGGGAGACGTCGCGGCGGCCACGGAGGCGCTCGGACGCCCGCACCGCGTCGAAGGCGTCGTCGTGCACGGCGACGGTCGTGGGCGTGGGCTCGGCTTCCCGACCGCGAACATCGCACCGCCGATGTACTCGGCGATTCCCGCGGACGGCGTGTATGCGGCGTGGTTCACCGTCCTGGGCGCCGGCCCGGTCGAGGGCACGGTGGAGCCGGGACAGCGCTACCAGGCGGCTGTCTCGGTGGGTACCAACCCGACCTTCTCCGGCCGTACCCGCACCGTCGAGGCATTCGTGCTCGACCGGGAGGCCGACCTGTACGGCCAGCACGTCGCGGTCGACTTCGTCGAGCGCGTTCGAGGCATGGAGAAGTTCGACTCGGTGGACGCGCTGATCGAGGAGATGGGCCGCGACGCCGAGAAGGCCCGCAAGATCCTCACCGAGGCTGCCGAGCACTGA
- the rpsO gene encoding 30S ribosomal protein S15 produces MALTTEQKKQILGEYGLHETDTGSPEAQVAMLTKRIVDLTEHLKMHKHDHHSRRGLLLLVGRRRRLLKYVQKVDIARYRSLIERLGLRR; encoded by the coding sequence GTGGCATTGACCACCGAGCAGAAGAAGCAGATCCTCGGCGAGTACGGACTGCACGAGACCGACACCGGTTCGCCGGAGGCGCAGGTGGCCATGCTCACCAAGCGCATCGTCGATCTCACCGAGCACCTGAAGATGCACAAGCACGACCACCACTCCCGCCGCGGCCTGCTGCTGCTGGTCGGACGCCGTCGTCGTCTGCTCAAGTACGTCCAGAAGGTCGACATCGCCCGCTACCGTTCGCTCATCGAGCGTCTCGGCCTGCGCCGATAA